From the genome of Camarhynchus parvulus chromosome 8, STF_HiC, whole genome shotgun sequence, one region includes:
- the WDR78 gene encoding LOW QUALITY PROTEIN: WD repeat-containing protein 78 (The sequence of the model RefSeq protein was modified relative to this genomic sequence to represent the inferred CDS: deleted 4 bases in 2 codons), translating to MQGPRPPRAWPGASRAPSSRRTSTASSASLGKAPQSGARGGSQGALQVFDEEGKNVTPQPLFQPDPNAARQEKTHGSSTSPTKPALDETEPQEDPALSLSAEQQEGEAALTEAELEQRVEVLLSETDTLWMLDLPTALVSTEAEEAPRVLERNKIYTEICEAKIGSEYFEEKIVQTFSGAAKTKEVQCETITVAEKGMMVTPWDLDNPLDAPGAEPAETEEPESPAGTSSTSPTAEEQDQAVPSATESAAPARSPEEQECHSGAILTSAKLQQDLVVMERILMENIFQPKLAVYRQIPVLIEPVVTSDTEVEEDEEDEEEEEEEEKQEEAAEAAEGPAEGAGPRLELLWSYRCDLTRGHSVSSMAWNKVNPDLLAVGYREFVSRGKKKGLACCWSLKNPMWPERIFRCEHGVTAVDFSLARPHLLAVGTASGRVAVYDVRSRQDTALLDSSASLNKHKGPVWQLKWVEQDGGATAGDKEERLMCISGDGRMTQWFIQQRLDCTDVMQIKRTESEKKKLPGERERKSEGPISQQAAGMCFDFHPKDPDIFLAGTEEGHIYCCSCSGKEQILGTYRGHEGPVYKVAWNPTSTDMFLSCSADWSILLWHRDSHSPLLTFTSVTAFVHDIKWAPQSALMFAAVNEKRLEIWDLSVSIFDPVLCCAASPEGNLSSLLFARNAECLLLGDSCGQVGVWLLPSLAVPSTDQVAVLRGPGLLPQPGNPGKHPARHYCNRWDHNSVKGGGSCSSAATPLGIHFLYKRDKCLHAAK from the exons ATGCAGGGGCCGCGGCCTCCGCG GGCGTGGCCGGGAGCCAGCAGGGCCCCGAGCTCCCGCAGAACTTCCACGGCTTCCTCGGCTTCCCTGGGAAAAGCCCCCCAGAGCGGGGCCCGCGGGGGCAGCCAGGGCGCCCTGCAG GTTTTTGATGAGGAAGGGAAGAATGTGACACCCCAGCCCCTCTTCCAGCCAGACCCAAATGCTGCCAGGcaagaaaa GACACATGGAAGCAGCACATCACCAACCAAGCCTGCCTTAGATGAGACAGAACCTCAAGAAGACCCAGCTTTGAGCTTGTCTG cagagcagcaggagggcgAGGCAGCCCtgacagaggcagagctggagcagagggtggAGGTTCTGCTGTCGGAGACAGACACGCTCTGGATGCTGGACCTGCCCACGGCCCTCGTGTCCACCGAGGCAGAGGAGGCTCCCAGGGTGCT ggagaGGAATAAGATTTACACAGAGATTTGTGAGGCTAAAATTGGCAGTGAgtactttgaagaaaaaatcGTGCAAAccttctctggagctgccaaAACCAAGGAGGTGCAATGTGAGACCATCACCGTGGCAGAGAAAG GGATGATGGTGACTCCCTGGGATCTGGACAATCCACTGGATGCCCCAGGAGCAGAACCTGCAGAGACAGAAGAACCCGAAAGCCCAGCAGGGACAAGCAGCACATCTCCCACAGCTGAAGAGCAGGATCAGGCTGTTCCTTCTGCCACAG agagtgctgctcctgccaggagccccGAGGAGCAGGAATGCCACTCTGGAGCAATCCTAActtcagcaaagctgcagcaggatttaGTTGTCATGGAGAGGATTCTCATGGAGAACATCTTCCAACCCAAGCTCGCAGTCTATCGGCAGATTCCTGTCCTCATAG AACCTGTTGTTACCTCAGACACCGAGGTggaagaagatgaagaggatgaggaggaggaggaggaggaggagaagcaggaggaagcagcagaggcagctgaaggcCCAGCAGAGGGGGCAggccccaggctggagctgctgtggtcaTACAGGTGTGATTTAACCAGGGGGCACAGCGTGAGCAGCATGGCTTGGAACAAAGTGAACCCT GATCTCCTGGCAGTTGGTTACAGGGAGTTTGTTTCTCGGGGTAAGAAGAAAGGCCTGGCTTGCTGCTGGTCGCTGAAGAACCCCATG TGGCCAGAGCGCATTTTCCGCTGTGAGCATGGCGTCACCGCTGTGGATTTCTCCCTGGCCAGGCCCCacctgctggcagtggggacagccagTGGCCGTGTGGCCGTCTACGACGTGCGCAGCCGCCAGGACACCGCGCTGCTGGACAGCAG TGCATCCCTAAATAAACACAAAGGTCCTGTGTGGCAGCTGAAGTGGGTGGAACAGGATGGAGGAGCAACAGCAGGTGACAAAGAGGAGAGACTGATGTGCATCTCTGGAGATGGGCGAATGACCCAGTGGTTCATTCAGCAAAGGCTGGATTGCACTG atGTGATGCAAATCAAGCGGACagaaagtgagaagaaaaaattaccaggtgagagagaaaggaaaagtgaaGGTCCCATATCACAACAGGCAGCTGGAATGTGCTTTGACTTCCATCCAAAG gatcctgatatttttcttgctgGAACAGAAGAGGGACACATCTACTGCTGCTCGTGCTCAGGCAAGGAGCAGATTCTGGGCACATACAGAGGCCATGAG GGCCCTGTGTACAAAGTTGCCTGGAATCCCACCAGCACAGACAtgttcctcagctgctctgcagactGGAGCATCCTCTTGTGGCACAGGGATTCACACAGCCCCCTTTTAACCTTCACTTCGGTCACAGCTTTTGTTCACGACATCAAGTGGGCTCCACAATCAGCCCTCATGTTCGCAGCAGTGAATGAGAAGAGGCTGGAGATCTGGGATCTGAGTGTCAGCAT CTTCGACCcggtgctgtgctgtgctgccagccctgaaGGGAACCTGAGCTCCCTGCTGTTTGCCAGGAACGCCGAGTGCCTGCTCCTGGGGGACAGCTGTGGCCAGGTGGGGgtgtggctgctgcccagcctggctgtccccagcaccgACCAGGTA GCTGTGCTCAGGGGGCCtgggctccttccccagcccggCAATCCTGGGAAACACCCAGCCAGGCACTATTGCAATAGGTGGGATCACAATTCC GTAAAAGGTGGTGGTTCCTGCTCTTCTGCTGCCACACCACTGGGAATTCATTTCCTTTATAAACGAGATAAATGTTTGCATGCTGCCAAATAG
- the INSL5 gene encoding insulin-like peptide INSL5, whose translation MRGALLALGCLVLLLLAREGTGEGSKVRLCGRDFIRAVVFTCGGSRWRRDRDLRESENPQHFPHEDEGDADFSPHPELRLGIHREEPQDVKAEQDLQKQASKAEQDSKVPVLNKREAAKLLATSCCNEGCSRTEISSLC comes from the exons ATGAGGGGCGcgctgctggctctgggctgccttgttctcctgctcctggcacggGAAGGGACAGGGGAAGGGAGCAAGGTGAGGCTCTGCGGGAGAGACTTCATCAGAGCCGTGGTGTTCACCTGCGGCGGCTCGCGCTGGAGAAGGGACCGCGACCTGCGGG AGAGTGAAAACCCCCAGCATTTCCCACATGAGGACGAGGGTGACGCTGACTTCTCACCACACccagagctgaggctggggaTCCACAGAGAAGAACCCCAGGACGTCAAAGCTGAGCAAGACTTgcaaaagcaagcaagcaaagcTGAGCAAGACAGCAAAGTTCCTGTGCTCAACAAGCGTGAGGCAGCCAAGCTGCTGGCCACATCCTGCTGCAatgagggctgcagcaggacagagatcagctccctgtgctga